The Thermobispora bispora DSM 43833 genome window below encodes:
- a CDS encoding type IV secretion system protein, with amino-acid sequence MRRKGLGRLKGRRKLAVLLVLIAAFVALPIALPTRVATAIGPCDLSSDLAPEIVGGGVDGLVQPPPPETDTPGGTAQLTNYDRYGMAGQFWHTYDLGCSDIAAVLGNAWANTVFSWAKAIDRVTITTYQAAATEGPLKPIKEVVDDIVVNLANAMYWPYLRPIVILGAIWLAWYGLIRKRATTTTEGVIWMVLAVTVAIWFFSRPGDFTGLGKAVTDKTGEIINSAFAGLPGASGTSCLPVKGDTTAEVKGGGYGQPGTPGVAQNADALWSTLVCKPWLMGEFGTADPNDPLVRQYGAKLLDIQAIDKEEQAAKQLPTGDAHQKRFEEEIVKPLEKTPVFYLLQGKDWTSRLGIAIGAFIAAMVAGVLIFLVAVSLLVLKVGFLLLIMLGPVFLLIGVHPGSGRIISMRWLEMLIGTLLRQAVLALALGILVYGYALIISTGLPWGMQILFMALLTIAVFFYRRPFQHLFASIDGHTITTRVLGEAATAPTLSRVGGVLPPISPARAGRWGLRKAETALGATAMAASGAAAAAVAQSRLRAEEGAPGQGARAGGQQAPLDADGQPGRRKAAGTAPRPGSAPPLNLGGSRVGGRASAVSGAAANGGLSGGSGRSAADGGSHATPPPLWLPRRDAARSPGDAPALFWAKQADRRSGD; translated from the coding sequence GTGCGCAGGAAGGGTCTCGGCCGGCTGAAGGGCCGCCGCAAGCTGGCCGTGCTCCTCGTGCTCATCGCGGCGTTCGTGGCGCTGCCCATCGCCCTGCCCACACGCGTCGCCACCGCGATCGGGCCCTGTGACCTGTCGTCCGACCTCGCCCCCGAGATCGTCGGCGGCGGGGTGGACGGCCTGGTCCAGCCGCCGCCCCCGGAGACCGACACCCCCGGCGGCACCGCGCAGCTGACCAACTACGACCGGTACGGCATGGCGGGCCAGTTCTGGCACACCTACGACCTCGGGTGCTCCGACATCGCCGCCGTGCTCGGCAACGCCTGGGCGAACACGGTCTTCTCCTGGGCGAAGGCCATCGACCGGGTGACGATCACCACCTACCAGGCGGCGGCGACCGAGGGCCCGCTCAAGCCGATCAAAGAGGTCGTCGACGACATCGTCGTCAACCTGGCCAACGCCATGTACTGGCCGTACCTGCGGCCGATCGTGATCCTCGGCGCGATCTGGCTCGCCTGGTACGGGCTGATCCGCAAACGAGCGACCACCACGACCGAGGGCGTCATCTGGATGGTGCTCGCGGTCACCGTGGCGATCTGGTTCTTCAGCCGGCCGGGCGACTTCACCGGGCTCGGCAAGGCGGTGACCGACAAGACCGGGGAGATCATCAACTCGGCCTTCGCCGGGCTGCCCGGGGCGAGCGGCACCTCCTGCCTGCCGGTCAAGGGCGACACCACCGCCGAGGTGAAGGGCGGCGGGTACGGCCAGCCCGGCACGCCCGGGGTGGCGCAGAACGCCGACGCGCTCTGGTCCACCCTGGTGTGCAAGCCCTGGCTCATGGGCGAGTTCGGCACCGCCGACCCGAACGACCCGCTGGTGCGCCAGTACGGCGCCAAGCTCCTCGACATCCAGGCCATCGACAAGGAGGAGCAGGCGGCCAAGCAGCTCCCCACCGGGGACGCCCACCAGAAGCGGTTCGAGGAGGAGATCGTCAAGCCCCTGGAGAAGACCCCGGTGTTCTACCTGCTCCAGGGGAAGGACTGGACCAGCCGCCTCGGCATCGCGATCGGCGCGTTCATCGCCGCCATGGTCGCCGGCGTGCTGATATTCCTGGTCGCGGTCTCCCTGCTCGTGCTCAAGGTCGGCTTCCTGCTCCTCATCATGCTCGGGCCGGTGTTCCTGCTGATCGGCGTGCACCCGGGCTCCGGGCGGATCATCTCGATGCGATGGCTGGAGATGCTCATCGGCACGCTGCTCCGCCAGGCCGTGCTCGCCCTCGCGCTCGGCATCCTGGTGTACGGCTACGCCCTGATCATCTCCACCGGGCTGCCGTGGGGGATGCAGATCCTGTTCATGGCGCTGCTCACCATCGCGGTCTTCTTCTACCGGCGGCCGTTCCAGCACCTGTTCGCCTCGATCGACGGCCACACGATCACCACGCGGGTGCTGGGGGAGGCGGCCACCGCGCCCACGCTCAGCCGGGTGGGCGGGGTGCTGCCGCCGATCTCCCCGGCCCGGGCCGGGCGCTGGGGGCTGCGCAAGGCCGAGACGGCGCTCGGCGCGACCGCGATGGCGGCGAGCGGGGCGGCCGCGGCCGCGGTGGCGCAGTCCCGGCTCCGCGCCGAGGAGGGCGCGCCCGGGCAGGGCGCCCGGGCCGGTGGGCAGCAGGCCCCGCTGGACGCGGACGGGCAGCCCGGCCGGCGGAAGGCGGCCGGCACCGCGCCGCGCCCGGGGAGCGCCCCACCGCTCAACCTCGGCGGGTCCCGGGTCGGCGGGCGCGCCTCGGCCGTGAGCGGCGCCGCCGCGAACGGCGGTTTATCCGGCGGGAGCGGCCGGTCCGCGGCCGACGGCGGATCGCACGCCACCCCGCCCCCGCTGTGGCTGCCCCGCCGGGACGCCGCCAGGTCGCCCGGCGACGCCCCCGCCCTCTTCTGGGCCAAGCAGGCCGATCGGAGGTCCGGCGACTGA
- a CDS encoding Arc family DNA-binding protein: MRGSGRLRRGRGKPGPAPKWGEPLVRFPSRLPEGMRARLEAEARRLGWSVNDVLVARLAEAMGYDLPPLDAPPGGKAGEQEPLPLLDGAHVAA; the protein is encoded by the coding sequence ATGAGAGGCAGTGGACGGCTGAGACGAGGCCGAGGAAAGCCTGGGCCGGCGCCGAAGTGGGGGGAACCGCTCGTCCGGTTCCCGTCGAGGCTGCCGGAGGGCATGAGAGCCCGTCTAGAGGCTGAGGCCCGGAGGCTTGGCTGGTCGGTCAACGACGTGCTCGTGGCCCGGCTTGCCGAGGCGATGGGTTACGACCTGCCACCCTTGGACGCCCCACCGGGCGGCAAGGCGGGTGAGCAGGAGCCGCTTCCGCTGCTCGATGGTGCTCACGTAGCCGCGTAA
- a CDS encoding (deoxy)nucleoside triphosphate pyrophosphohydrolase, with protein sequence MRKVVVGAAIVQDGRLLAAQRSAPPELRGAWELPGGKVGPGETDQQALARECEEELGIEIALGRQVGADWPLPNGYVMRVWLAGITLGIPRPHEHLALRWLARDELYDVEWLPADRPVIAAVEELLWS encoded by the coding sequence ATGCGAAAGGTGGTCGTCGGGGCCGCGATCGTCCAGGACGGCAGGCTGCTCGCCGCACAGCGATCCGCGCCCCCCGAGCTGCGGGGTGCGTGGGAGCTCCCGGGCGGCAAGGTCGGCCCTGGGGAGACCGATCAGCAGGCCCTGGCGCGCGAGTGTGAGGAAGAGCTCGGCATCGAGATCGCGCTCGGGCGGCAGGTGGGGGCCGATTGGCCGCTGCCGAACGGCTATGTCATGCGGGTCTGGCTCGCCGGTATCACGCTGGGCATCCCCCGCCCGCACGAGCATCTCGCGCTGCGCTGGCTCGCGCGGGACGAGCTGTACGACGTGGAGTGGCTCCCGGCCGACCGCCCGGTGATCGCGGCGGTCGAGGAACTGCTCTGGAGCTGA
- a CDS encoding fumarate reductase/succinate dehydrogenase flavoprotein subunit → MERHEYDVVVIGAGGAGLRAAIEARQQGKRTAIVCKSLFGKAHTVMAEGGAAAAMGNVNPNDNWMVHFRDTMRGGKFLNNWRMAELHAKEAPERVWELEAWGALFDRTKDGKISQRNFGGHEYPRLAHVGDRTGLELIRTLQQRVVALQQEDQRLHGDPEAYIKVFPETTITRLLKDGDRIAGAFGYRRQTGEFIVFEAPAVVLATGGIGKSYAVTSNSWEYTGDGHALALLAGAGLINMEFIQFHPTGMVWPPSVRGILVTESVRGDGGVLRNSEGRRFMFDYIPEVFKDKYATTEEEADRWYTDQANNRRPPELLPRDEVARAINAEVKAGRGSEHGGVYLDVSTRLSPEEIKRRLPSMYHQFKELADVDITKQPMEVGPTCHYVMGGVEVDPDTAAASVPGLFAAGEVAGGMHGSNRLGGNSLSDLLVFGCRAGAGAAAYVDKLDKRPKVSEESIEAAKAEALAPLERKTGENPYEVHQELQRTMNDLVGIIRRADEMTEALQAIEKLKERAKNTAPAGGRVYNPSWHLALDLRNMLLVSECIARAALMREESRGGHTRDDFPKMSPEWRRRLLVCTADPDGSNVKIEVKIQPSMRPDLLLLFERSELEKYLTEEELAEYDAAVAAAKES, encoded by the coding sequence GTGGAGCGTCACGAATACGACGTCGTCGTCATCGGAGCCGGCGGAGCAGGACTCCGTGCGGCGATCGAGGCGCGGCAGCAGGGCAAGCGGACGGCGATCGTCTGTAAGTCCCTCTTCGGCAAGGCCCACACGGTCATGGCCGAAGGCGGTGCCGCCGCCGCGATGGGCAACGTCAACCCGAACGACAACTGGATGGTCCACTTCCGCGACACCATGCGCGGAGGTAAGTTCCTCAACAACTGGCGGATGGCCGAGCTGCACGCCAAGGAGGCTCCCGAGCGCGTGTGGGAGCTGGAGGCGTGGGGTGCGCTCTTCGACCGCACCAAGGACGGCAAGATCAGCCAGCGGAACTTCGGTGGCCACGAGTACCCTCGCCTCGCCCACGTCGGTGACCGCACCGGCCTGGAGCTGATCCGGACCCTCCAGCAGCGGGTCGTCGCCCTGCAGCAGGAGGACCAGCGGCTGCACGGCGACCCCGAGGCGTACATCAAGGTCTTCCCCGAGACCACGATCACCCGGCTGCTCAAGGACGGGGACCGGATCGCCGGCGCGTTCGGCTACCGGCGGCAGACCGGCGAGTTCATCGTGTTCGAGGCGCCGGCCGTGGTGCTCGCCACCGGCGGCATCGGCAAGTCGTACGCGGTCACCTCGAACTCCTGGGAGTACACCGGCGACGGGCACGCGCTCGCGCTGCTCGCCGGCGCCGGCCTCATCAACATGGAGTTCATCCAGTTCCACCCGACCGGCATGGTCTGGCCGCCGTCGGTGCGGGGCATCCTGGTGACCGAGTCCGTCCGGGGTGACGGTGGTGTCCTGCGGAACTCCGAGGGCCGCCGGTTCATGTTCGACTACATCCCGGAGGTCTTCAAGGACAAGTACGCCACCACCGAGGAGGAGGCGGACCGCTGGTACACCGACCAGGCGAACAACCGCCGGCCTCCGGAGCTGCTGCCCCGGGACGAGGTGGCCCGGGCGATCAACGCCGAGGTGAAGGCCGGCCGCGGCTCCGAGCACGGTGGCGTGTACCTCGACGTCTCCACCCGGCTCTCCCCGGAGGAGATCAAGCGGCGGCTGCCGTCGATGTACCACCAGTTCAAGGAGCTCGCCGACGTCGACATCACCAAGCAGCCGATGGAGGTCGGCCCGACCTGCCACTACGTCATGGGCGGCGTGGAGGTCGACCCCGACACCGCGGCGGCGTCGGTGCCCGGCCTGTTCGCGGCCGGTGAGGTCGCCGGCGGCATGCACGGCTCCAACCGCCTCGGCGGCAACTCGCTCTCCGACCTGCTCGTCTTCGGCTGCCGGGCCGGCGCGGGCGCGGCCGCGTACGTCGACAAGCTCGACAAGCGGCCCAAGGTCTCCGAGGAGAGCATCGAGGCGGCCAAGGCCGAGGCGCTCGCTCCGCTGGAGCGGAAGACCGGGGAGAACCCGTACGAGGTCCACCAGGAGCTCCAGCGCACCATGAACGACCTCGTCGGCATCATCCGGCGCGCCGACGAGATGACCGAGGCCCTCCAGGCCATCGAGAAGCTCAAGGAGCGGGCCAAGAACACCGCCCCGGCCGGTGGCCGGGTCTACAACCCGAGCTGGCACCTCGCCCTCGACCTGCGCAACATGCTGCTGGTCAGCGAGTGCATCGCCCGGGCCGCGCTGATGCGGGAGGAGAGCCGCGGCGGCCACACCCGCGACGACTTCCCGAAGATGTCGCCCGAGTGGCGGCGTCGCCTGCTCGTCTGCACCGCCGACCCGGACGGTTCCAACGTCAAGATCGAGGTCAAGATCCAGCCGTCGATGCGTCCCGACCTGCTCCTCCTGTTCGAGCGGTCCGAGCTGGAGAAGTACCTCACCGAGGAAGAGCTGGCTGAGTACGACGCCGCGGTCGCCGCGGCCAAGGAGTCGTGA
- a CDS encoding succinate dehydrogenase/fumarate reductase iron-sulfur subunit codes for MGHKAKFRVWRGEGGEGQLEDYTVEVNEGEVVLDVIHRLQATQAPDLAVRWNCKAGKCGSCSMEINGRPRLACMTRMSTFDPNETITVTPLRTFPVIKDLVTDVSFNYEKALQIPSFTPPSNVKPGEFRMQQVDVERSQEFRKCIECFLCQNVCHVIRDHEENKPAFAGPRFLMRIAELDMHPYDTLDRKNAAQEEFGLGYCNITKCCTEVCPEGIKITDNALIPLKERVVDRKYDPLVWLGSKIFKRSSS; via the coding sequence ATGGGACACAAGGCGAAGTTCCGCGTCTGGCGCGGCGAAGGTGGGGAAGGCCAGCTGGAGGACTACACCGTCGAGGTGAACGAGGGCGAGGTCGTCCTCGATGTGATCCACCGGCTGCAGGCCACCCAGGCCCCGGACCTCGCGGTCCGCTGGAACTGCAAGGCGGGCAAGTGCGGCTCGTGCTCCATGGAGATCAACGGGCGGCCGCGGCTCGCCTGCATGACCCGGATGTCGACCTTCGACCCGAACGAGACGATCACCGTCACGCCGCTGCGGACCTTCCCGGTGATCAAGGACCTGGTCACCGACGTCTCGTTCAACTACGAGAAGGCGCTGCAGATCCCGTCGTTCACCCCGCCGTCGAACGTCAAGCCGGGCGAGTTCCGGATGCAGCAGGTCGACGTCGAGCGGTCGCAGGAATTCCGGAAGTGCATCGAGTGCTTCCTGTGCCAGAACGTCTGCCACGTGATCCGCGACCACGAGGAGAACAAGCCGGCCTTCGCCGGTCCGCGCTTCCTCATGCGGATCGCCGAGCTCGACATGCACCCGTACGACACGCTCGATCGCAAGAACGCGGCGCAGGAGGAGTTCGGCCTCGGCTACTGCAACATCACCAAGTGCTGCACCGAGGTCTGCCCTGAGGGCATCAAGATCACAGACAACGCGCTGATCCCGCTGAAGGAGCGCGTGGTCGACCGGAAGTACGACCCGCTGGTCTGGCTGGGCTCGAAGATCTTCAAGCGTTCCTCGAGCTGA
- a CDS encoding NlpC/P60 family protein has product MSAPPGLPPLRPGYRPFPGPRRESAIPWRLVIVVGGLMPLVLFASLILMTPLPSGLFGGGSRQSCTDTSISDADVSSTAREDIPPDYLELYKKFGQEVGVQWNVLAAIGKRETDHGRSTLPGVKSGTNYAGAAGPMQFLISTWGGKPKIKMTEKVNGYASDGNGDGYADVYEPADAILGAARMLKRNGAPDDLRRALFVYNRATWYVDQVLEIARRYSATGDIGAPPEADPFCQPGYLDAATDEVVKKILEYALAQRGKPYRWGGTGPDAFDCSGIVYMAYRHAGLTIPRTTFEQWPFGVRIEPGSERPGDLVFFNAGPGTSIDRPGHVGLVVAPGKMVEARCARCGPIKVTTYRDRPNLVGFTRPLENEYVLAQLKRSMT; this is encoded by the coding sequence GTGAGCGCACCACCGGGCCTGCCGCCGCTGCGGCCGGGGTACCGGCCGTTCCCCGGCCCGCGCCGGGAGAGCGCGATCCCCTGGCGGCTCGTGATCGTCGTCGGCGGGCTGATGCCCCTGGTGCTGTTCGCCTCGCTCATCCTCATGACCCCGCTCCCCTCCGGTCTCTTCGGCGGGGGGTCGCGGCAGAGCTGCACGGATACGTCCATCTCGGACGCCGACGTCTCCAGCACCGCCCGGGAGGACATCCCGCCCGACTACCTGGAGCTGTACAAGAAGTTCGGGCAGGAGGTCGGCGTCCAGTGGAACGTGCTCGCCGCCATCGGCAAGCGTGAGACCGATCACGGCCGCTCCACGCTGCCCGGGGTGAAGAGCGGCACCAACTACGCCGGCGCGGCCGGGCCGATGCAGTTCCTGATCAGCACCTGGGGCGGCAAGCCGAAGATCAAGATGACCGAGAAGGTCAACGGCTACGCCTCGGACGGCAACGGCGACGGGTACGCGGACGTCTACGAGCCCGCGGACGCGATCCTCGGCGCGGCGCGGATGCTCAAGCGCAACGGCGCCCCCGACGACCTGCGGCGGGCGTTGTTCGTCTACAACCGGGCCACCTGGTACGTCGACCAGGTACTGGAGATCGCCCGGCGGTACTCGGCCACCGGGGACATTGGGGCCCCGCCCGAGGCCGACCCGTTCTGCCAGCCCGGCTACCTGGACGCGGCCACCGATGAAGTAGTGAAGAAAATTCTCGAATATGCTCTGGCGCAGCGCGGCAAGCCGTACCGGTGGGGTGGGACGGGGCCGGACGCCTTCGACTGCTCGGGCATCGTCTACATGGCCTACCGGCATGCCGGGCTGACGATCCCGCGGACGACGTTCGAGCAGTGGCCGTTCGGCGTCCGGATCGAGCCGGGCAGCGAACGGCCGGGCGACCTGGTGTTCTTCAACGCCGGTCCGGGCACGTCGATCGACCGTCCCGGGCACGTCGGGCTGGTCGTCGCGCCGGGCAAGATGGTCGAGGCCCGCTGCGCGCGCTGCGGGCCGATCAAGGTGACCACCTATCGCGACCGGCCGAACCTCGTCGGCTTCACCCGCCCGCTGGAGAACGAGTACGTGCTCGCGCAGCTCAAGAGGTCGATGACGTGA
- a CDS encoding helix-turn-helix domain-containing protein, whose amino-acid sequence MTGYDDPGAQLRALRQQLGWSQEELANRAGLSTGVIKKIEGGGTARMETLRALARALGVHTVWFVRPGSPAPTVDNGNDAVLADMRAAILPPVGLDGRPLGTADHDDVHLPRLADAATEANHIYHADRYDDLARLLPGLIQSAHYHVSALDGPDHQRARRVRSALLGLAGRYLIQVRAHDLAMTALQRAAEDAAAIGDTPLAAAAVTCQAWAMLRQGRFAEVENLCARTADTVEPRMSKATPDELAAWGWLLMRASSAAIRNNRSEEASEYLALAETAATRLGREHDLAGQYRFGPVTVALLHPENAMIEGRPDLALQALTRIPKGAGRTNPSSWNRASLERARALVRVGDLDKATEVLTRLRRQHGQWLRYQQAARDVTTELVQARTRPLTPAQRDLVDFLNLTI is encoded by the coding sequence ATGACCGGTTACGACGACCCAGGCGCCCAGTTGCGTGCACTCCGGCAGCAGCTCGGCTGGAGCCAGGAGGAGCTTGCCAACCGGGCAGGGCTGAGCACCGGCGTCATCAAGAAGATCGAGGGCGGGGGCACCGCCCGCATGGAAACCCTGCGGGCGCTCGCCAGGGCGCTCGGCGTGCACACCGTGTGGTTCGTCCGCCCCGGCAGCCCGGCACCGACCGTGGACAACGGCAATGACGCGGTTCTGGCGGACATGCGCGCCGCGATCCTGCCCCCGGTCGGGCTCGACGGGCGCCCCCTCGGCACCGCCGACCACGACGACGTGCACCTGCCCCGCCTCGCCGACGCGGCCACCGAGGCCAACCACATCTACCACGCCGACCGGTACGACGACCTGGCCCGCCTGCTACCCGGGCTGATCCAATCCGCCCACTACCACGTGAGCGCGCTCGACGGGCCCGACCACCAGCGGGCACGCCGGGTCCGCTCCGCGCTCCTCGGCCTCGCCGGCCGGTACCTGATCCAGGTCCGCGCCCACGACCTGGCCATGACCGCGTTGCAGCGGGCGGCCGAAGACGCGGCCGCCATCGGCGACACCCCCCTAGCCGCGGCCGCGGTCACCTGCCAGGCGTGGGCCATGCTCCGCCAGGGCCGGTTCGCCGAGGTCGAGAACCTCTGCGCGCGCACCGCCGACACCGTGGAGCCGCGCATGTCCAAAGCCACCCCCGACGAGCTCGCCGCGTGGGGGTGGCTCCTCATGCGAGCAAGCTCCGCCGCGATCCGCAACAACCGGTCGGAGGAGGCGAGCGAGTACCTCGCCCTCGCCGAAACGGCGGCAACCCGGCTCGGCCGCGAACACGACCTAGCCGGCCAGTACCGGTTCGGCCCGGTCACCGTCGCCCTGCTCCACCCGGAGAACGCCATGATCGAGGGCCGCCCGGACCTGGCGTTGCAAGCGCTCACCCGTATACCCAAGGGCGCCGGCCGGACGAACCCCTCATCGTGGAACCGGGCATCCCTCGAGCGCGCCCGGGCACTCGTCCGCGTAGGTGACCTCGACAAGGCCACCGAAGTCCTCACCAGGTTGCGCCGCCAACACGGGCAGTGGCTCCGCTACCAGCAGGCCGCCCGGGACGTCACCACCGAGCTCGTGCAAGCACGCACGCGGCCGCTCACCCCCGCGCAACGCGACCTTGTGGACTTCCTCAACCTGACCATTTAG
- a CDS encoding ATP-binding protein, producing MSRARSRLAVRYFDDRILLTDSAAWAYFRLPTVSYEFLTPEEREALANNITIALAAIRMPDAEVHLRVAHRPYPAAEWAMALDATSDGGPGWREYLEEMYRHVWAKDFWTKEVYLGVRLGPRGAQLGTGVLAQLFGLYQRGEKALGIEDDHVPEREIERWTEAAERLGRALASSALYARHATSDEIAWLFQHAASGGLGDQRPSATPRRRWGRGEIEALVEGQIHNGRSLLRIEQPYGEAYVAFLSFARFPDLMPFPDGEPWLHFADQLPFPVEVSSRMRLIPPVRASKDVARKLAHARDMDIHIREAGAEAPLALAEQIDAARALEHGITKERLPFVYGWHRLSVSAPTEEMCIQRVEAVIEHYRDLGIDVVNSTGDQFSLFCESLPGERLRVNAYAQRQPLRTIAGGMATATVELGDRVDESNAGWIGPYIGETLGRARSVVHFDPLVAAARNRPTAIAITGEPGGGKTTLAMLLIYQMALRGVTIVVIDPKGDAQSLVELLRRRGRKARIIPLGTAAPGLLDPFSFGDDIAAKRTMATETLRLLLPRMSEERESAMIQAVAAVSAEPSPSLGKVVEYLERAPDAASKNLGAVLRSMSEMHLARLCFDPSGGERIDIEGWTTVFTLDGLTLPDVVTPRDDYSYEQRLSVALLYLVSQFARRLMNGLDRRTPKAIFLDEAWAITSTPEGAKLVPEVSRMGRSRNTALVLVSQNAGDLLNEQVTNCLSSVFAFRSTERVEVEHVMELLGVDPSEEHKAVLRSLGNGECIFRDLDGRAGRIGVDLISEELLRWFDTNPTREKPGDGHDHVDGGTGGRSEVAQEVRS from the coding sequence ATGAGCAGGGCCAGGAGCCGGCTCGCCGTGCGGTACTTCGACGACCGCATCCTCCTCACCGACTCAGCGGCGTGGGCCTACTTCCGGCTGCCGACCGTGAGCTACGAGTTCCTCACCCCCGAGGAGCGCGAGGCCCTCGCGAACAACATCACGATCGCGCTCGCGGCGATCCGGATGCCCGACGCCGAGGTGCACCTGCGGGTGGCCCACCGGCCCTACCCGGCCGCCGAGTGGGCGATGGCGCTCGACGCCACCTCCGACGGCGGCCCGGGCTGGCGCGAGTACCTGGAGGAGATGTACCGGCACGTCTGGGCCAAGGACTTCTGGACCAAGGAGGTCTACCTCGGGGTCCGGCTCGGCCCGCGTGGCGCGCAGCTCGGCACCGGGGTGCTCGCCCAGCTCTTCGGCCTGTACCAGCGGGGGGAGAAGGCGCTCGGCATCGAGGACGACCACGTGCCCGAGCGGGAGATCGAGCGGTGGACCGAGGCCGCCGAGCGGCTCGGCCGGGCGCTCGCCTCGAGCGCGCTCTACGCCCGCCACGCCACCTCCGACGAGATCGCCTGGCTGTTCCAGCACGCCGCGTCCGGCGGGCTCGGCGACCAGCGGCCCTCGGCGACCCCGCGCCGCCGCTGGGGGAGGGGCGAGATCGAGGCGCTGGTCGAGGGCCAGATCCACAACGGCCGCTCCCTGCTGCGGATCGAGCAGCCGTACGGCGAGGCGTACGTCGCCTTCCTGTCGTTCGCCCGGTTCCCCGACCTCATGCCGTTCCCGGACGGCGAACCCTGGCTGCACTTCGCCGACCAGCTCCCCTTCCCGGTCGAGGTGTCGAGCCGGATGCGGCTGATCCCGCCGGTGCGCGCGAGCAAGGACGTGGCGCGCAAGCTCGCGCACGCCCGGGACATGGACATCCACATCCGGGAGGCGGGGGCCGAGGCGCCGCTCGCCCTCGCCGAGCAGATCGACGCCGCCCGGGCGCTGGAGCACGGCATCACCAAGGAACGCCTGCCGTTCGTGTACGGCTGGCACCGGCTGAGCGTGAGCGCCCCGACCGAGGAGATGTGCATCCAGCGGGTCGAGGCGGTGATCGAGCACTACCGCGACCTCGGCATCGACGTGGTCAACTCCACCGGCGACCAGTTCTCGCTGTTCTGCGAGTCCCTGCCGGGGGAGCGGCTGCGGGTCAACGCGTACGCCCAGCGGCAGCCGCTCCGCACGATCGCCGGCGGCATGGCCACGGCCACCGTGGAGCTCGGCGACCGGGTGGACGAGTCGAACGCCGGGTGGATCGGCCCGTACATCGGGGAGACGCTGGGGCGGGCGCGGAGCGTCGTCCACTTCGACCCGCTGGTGGCGGCGGCGCGGAACCGCCCGACGGCGATCGCGATCACCGGTGAGCCGGGCGGCGGCAAGACCACCCTCGCGATGCTGCTGATCTACCAGATGGCGCTGCGCGGGGTGACCATCGTGGTCATCGACCCCAAGGGGGACGCCCAGTCGCTGGTCGAGCTGCTGCGGCGGCGGGGCCGGAAGGCGCGGATCATCCCGCTGGGCACGGCGGCCCCGGGCCTGCTCGACCCGTTCTCCTTCGGCGACGACATCGCGGCGAAGCGGACCATGGCCACCGAGACGCTCCGGCTGCTCCTCCCGCGGATGTCGGAGGAGCGGGAGTCCGCGATGATCCAGGCGGTCGCGGCCGTCTCGGCCGAGCCGTCTCCGTCGCTCGGCAAGGTCGTGGAGTACCTGGAGCGGGCGCCGGACGCCGCGTCGAAGAACCTCGGCGCGGTGCTGCGGTCGATGTCCGAGATGCACCTGGCGCGGCTCTGCTTCGACCCGTCGGGCGGCGAGCGGATCGACATCGAGGGGTGGACCACGGTCTTCACCCTGGACGGGCTGACCCTCCCCGACGTGGTGACACCGCGGGACGACTACTCCTACGAGCAGCGGCTCTCGGTCGCCCTGCTCTACCTGGTGTCCCAGTTCGCCCGGCGGCTGATGAACGGGCTCGACCGGCGGACACCGAAGGCGATCTTCCTGGACGAGGCGTGGGCGATCACCTCCACCCCGGAGGGCGCCAAGCTCGTGCCCGAGGTCTCCCGGATGGGCCGGTCGCGGAACACCGCGCTGGTGCTGGTCTCGCAGAACGCGGGGGACCTGCTGAACGAGCAGGTGACCAACTGCCTCTCCTCGGTCTTCGCCTTCCGCTCGACCGAACGGGTGGAGGTGGAGCACGTGATGGAGCTCCTCGGCGTGGATCCGTCCGAGGAGCACAAGGCCGTGCTGCGCTCGCTGGGCAACGGGGAGTGCATCTTCCGGGATCTTGACGGCCGGGCCGGCCGGATCGGGGTCGACCTGATCTCGGAGGAGCTGCTGCGGTGGTTCGACACGAACCCCACGCGCGAAAAGCCGGGCGATGGGCATGATCATGTTGACGGGGGCACCGGTGGTCGGTCTGAGGTCGCGCAGGAGGTGCGGTCTTGA